In Candidatus Sedimenticola sp. (ex Thyasira tokunagai), the following proteins share a genomic window:
- a CDS encoding DUF4129 domain-containing transglutaminase family protein — protein sequence MHHEIEDSLNATSFVTLMRLAGIPARVVTGYQGGEVNPIGGYLIVRQSDAHAWAEVWLKGLGWVRTDPTAAVAPERVERPFDFALGGDTTIGIPVNFGTVDSDLLHHAIKRLRLSLDAVNASWHRWVLGYSDQRQGDMMRRLGLEFLKGARLAAGMIVSTSLLLLLIALLLWYRGRERLDPLQVDYQRFCKRLQKKGIQRRSYEGPKDYSKRVIHRRPDLQTEVGAIIKLYIELRYGEADTKPARHQFHRLVGRFHP from the coding sequence TTGCATCACGAAATCGAAGACTCGCTTAACGCCACCAGCTTTGTCACCCTGATGCGCCTCGCCGGCATACCGGCACGAGTGGTCACCGGCTACCAGGGGGGTGAGGTCAATCCCATTGGAGGCTACCTGATTGTGCGACAGTCCGACGCCCACGCCTGGGCGGAGGTGTGGCTCAAAGGCCTCGGCTGGGTACGCACCGACCCCACCGCTGCGGTAGCACCTGAGCGCGTCGAGCGGCCATTCGATTTTGCCCTTGGCGGCGATACCACCATCGGTATTCCGGTCAACTTCGGCACTGTTGATTCGGATCTTCTGCACCATGCGATCAAGCGCCTACGCCTCAGCCTGGACGCCGTCAACGCCTCCTGGCACCGCTGGGTACTCGGCTACTCCGACCAGCGACAGGGCGATATGATGAGACGACTGGGCCTGGAGTTTCTCAAAGGCGCCAGGCTCGCCGCCGGCATGATCGTCAGCACCAGCCTGTTACTGCTGCTGATCGCCCTGCTGCTTTGGTACCGAGGCAGGGAGAGGCTTGATCCGCTACAAGTCGACTACCAGCGCTTCTGCAAACGGCTGCAGAAAAAGGGTATTCAGCGCAGAAGTTATGAGGGGCCGAAAGATTACAGCAAGCGCGTCATCCACCGTCGACCAGACCTGCAAACTGAGGTTGGTGCAATCATCAAACTCTATATCGAGCTGCGTTACGGCGAAGCTGATACAAAACCTGCACGACACCAGTTCCATCGACTGGTGGGTCGTTTTCACCCTTGA
- a CDS encoding DUF58 domain-containing protein, whose amino-acid sequence MRFTPPSRFLRLASVDRQGRAEVGYRKIYILPTGYGLGYALLLLLMLLGSINYANNLGFLLTFLLAGLGLVVMLHTWRNLLGLQLQQGKSDPVFAGERAVFEIRLINPHDREHPGITLRFAKGEESNGDIAASSSEGRKLTLDSHRRGRLQLPRLTLSTRFPSSLLQAWCYIDLPGECLVYPHPGPRLPPSGGADYLHSSEGDRGVGVDDFVGIRPYHNGDSPRHINWKALAREQALQTKQFGGDRAERRWLDWDEMDEEDIEKRLSRLCRGVLDACEQQLEFGLRLPSLEITPARGQKHRQACLTALALFGENQ is encoded by the coding sequence GTGCGCTTCACCCCACCCAGCCGTTTTCTCCGTCTCGCCTCCGTCGATCGCCAGGGGCGGGCGGAAGTCGGCTATCGCAAAATCTATATACTGCCGACAGGCTATGGCCTCGGTTACGCCCTACTGTTGCTGCTGATGCTGCTGGGCTCTATCAACTATGCCAACAACCTCGGTTTCCTACTCACCTTCCTGTTGGCGGGACTGGGGCTGGTGGTGATGCTGCACACTTGGCGAAATCTTCTGGGCCTGCAACTGCAGCAGGGCAAAAGCGATCCGGTATTTGCCGGAGAGAGGGCCGTTTTCGAGATTCGTCTGATCAACCCCCACGACAGAGAGCACCCCGGCATCACACTACGATTCGCCAAGGGTGAGGAGAGTAACGGCGATATCGCAGCTTCGTCATCAGAGGGCCGTAAGCTCACTCTCGATAGCCACAGGCGCGGACGATTACAGCTGCCCAGACTGACACTCTCCACCCGCTTCCCCAGCAGCTTGTTACAAGCCTGGTGCTACATCGACCTGCCGGGGGAGTGTCTGGTCTACCCTCATCCCGGGCCACGTCTGCCTCCCTCCGGTGGAGCTGATTATCTGCACAGCAGCGAGGGAGATCGCGGTGTCGGGGTCGATGATTTTGTCGGCATACGTCCCTACCACAATGGAGACTCCCCCAGGCATATCAACTGGAAGGCGCTGGCTCGGGAGCAGGCGCTGCAGACCAAGCAGTTTGGTGGTGACCGTGCCGAGCGGCGTTGGCTAGATTGGGATGAGATGGACGAGGAGGATATCGAGAAGCGACTCAGCCGCCTCTGTCGTGGTGTCCTCGATGCTTGCGAACAGCAGCTGGAGTTTGGCCTACGCCTCCCCTCGCTTGAGATTACTCCTGCCCGGGGTCAGAAGCACCGCCAGGCCTGCCTCACCGCACTGGCGCTGTTTGGAGAGAACCAGTGA
- the mnmE gene encoding tRNA uridine-5-carboxymethylaminomethyl(34) synthesis GTPase MnmE codes for MNTQETIAAIATPPGIGGVGIIRISGKDLTAIAEALIGRLPSPRQAHFGRFRDADDGVIDEGIALYFTAPHSFTGEDVLELQGHGGPVVMDLLLQRVLACGARLAHAGEFSQRAFLNDKLDLTQAEAIADLIESGTVAAARLAVRSLEGAFSQRIHQLVDQLSRLRIYVEAAIDFPEEEIDFLSDGKVSTDLLSVQDSIRVVQKSAQIGRLLRDGMVLVIAGRPNAGKSSLLNALAGRESAIVTEIPGTTRDLLREQIQIDGMPLHLVDTAGLRESSDRVEQEGIRRAREEIANADRILWIFDDRADPEHDALDRNSLPADVPLTLIRNKIDATGRAAAIAESGLGMEIALSAKTGDGIDLLRSHLKESMGYSGQQEGEFIARRRHLDALERAGGHLATGKSALESTGSGELLAEDLRQAQQALGEITGEFTADDLLGRIFGSFCIGK; via the coding sequence GTGAATACACAGGAGACAATTGCAGCTATCGCCACCCCGCCCGGAATAGGCGGGGTGGGCATCATCCGCATCTCCGGCAAGGATTTGACGGCGATTGCCGAAGCGCTCATTGGCCGACTCCCCTCCCCCCGGCAAGCCCACTTCGGCCGCTTTCGTGATGCCGATGATGGCGTGATCGATGAAGGGATTGCGCTCTATTTCACCGCACCACACTCATTTACCGGCGAAGATGTTCTCGAGCTCCAGGGCCACGGGGGTCCGGTGGTGATGGATCTGCTGCTGCAGCGGGTACTCGCCTGCGGTGCCCGGCTTGCCCATGCCGGTGAGTTCAGTCAGCGCGCCTTCCTCAACGACAAGCTCGATCTAACCCAGGCAGAGGCGATTGCCGATCTGATCGAGAGTGGAACCGTCGCCGCCGCCCGCCTGGCGGTGCGTTCGCTGGAGGGGGCCTTCTCCCAGCGGATCCATCAGCTGGTCGATCAGCTGAGCCGGCTGCGTATCTACGTCGAAGCCGCTATCGATTTTCCAGAGGAGGAGATCGACTTCCTTTCAGATGGAAAAGTAAGTACTGACTTACTCTCTGTGCAAGATTCTATAAGGGTAGTACAAAAAAGTGCACAAATTGGTCGGTTGTTGCGAGATGGCATGGTTCTGGTCATTGCCGGACGCCCCAATGCGGGCAAGTCGAGCCTGCTCAACGCCCTAGCCGGTCGTGAATCAGCGATAGTGACGGAGATTCCCGGCACCACCCGGGACCTGTTGCGGGAGCAGATTCAGATCGATGGTATGCCTTTGCATCTGGTCGATACTGCCGGCCTGCGTGAGAGCAGTGACCGTGTAGAGCAGGAGGGGATTCGCCGTGCCCGTGAAGAGATTGCCAACGCCGACCGTATCCTCTGGATCTTCGATGACCGCGCTGATCCGGAGCACGACGCCCTTGATCGTAACTCCCTGCCTGCAGATGTCCCCCTTACTTTGATCCGCAACAAGATCGATGCCACAGGCAGAGCTGCAGCTATTGCTGAGAGCGGCCTGGGTATGGAGATTGCGCTCTCCGCCAAAACGGGCGATGGGATTGATTTGCTGCGCAGTCATCTCAAAGAGAGCATGGGTTACAGCGGTCAACAGGAGGGGGAGTTTATCGCCCGCCGCCGCCATCTCGATGCCCTTGAGCGGGCAGGTGGGCACCTTGCCACCGGCAAGAGCGCCCTTGAGAGCACAGGATCGGGTGAGTTGCTTGCGGAAGATCTGCGACAGGCCCAGCAGGCTCTTGGTGAAATCACCGGTGAATTTACTGCAGATGATCTGTTGGGCCGGATCTTTGGTAGCTTCTGTATCGGCAAATAA
- the yidC gene encoding membrane protein insertase YidC, producing the protein MDNNLRLIMFFGLAFIVLMIWENWNVFLQEKQGLTGETAAVVETTQVPPVPTATVNSTVPAVGSEVPAAIPQPTSSVSIATAAQSIDSQKIVAKSDLYTMEIDTLGGNILKVFLNEYPETLGDTENKFQLLSPAGPDLFIARSGLIGGEGVSAPNHESPYQAEKSSYQMGSGDESLQFDLNWSGDDGVKVTKRFIFTRGSYLVTVQHIVENGSGSAWTGREYRELVRTEPEDDGNSQFVYTYTGGAIYSEAKKYEKISFSDMKDKALSREVKGGWIAMLQHYFLGAWVPPVDETDHFYTNVFSGSRYVLGAYTPGINVADGSSHTFSSGFVAGPKLQDKLEVISKGLDLSVNYGWLTVLAQPIFWLLKAIQGVVGNWGWSIILLTLLIKLAFFKLSETSYRSMANMRKMTPRIQALKDRYGDDKQRMNTAMMEMYKKEKINPLGGCLPIVVQIPVFIALYWVLLESVELRQAPFIFWIEDMSTKDPYFVLPVIMGISMFIQQKLNPAPPDPMQAKIMMSLPFVFTFFFAFFPSGLVLYWVTNNVLSIAQQWHITRQIEAT; encoded by the coding sequence ACCACCCAGGTACCTCCGGTGCCGACGGCCACTGTTAATAGTACGGTGCCTGCTGTTGGCAGTGAAGTACCGGCAGCGATACCTCAGCCAACCTCTTCGGTTTCAATAGCCACAGCAGCACAGTCGATAGACTCTCAGAAGATAGTTGCCAAATCTGATCTCTACACCATGGAGATCGATACGCTGGGGGGCAATATTCTCAAAGTCTTTCTCAATGAATATCCTGAGACGCTCGGAGACACTGAAAATAAATTTCAACTGCTAAGCCCGGCTGGGCCTGATCTGTTTATTGCCCGCTCGGGCCTGATCGGTGGTGAAGGGGTTAGTGCACCGAACCATGAGAGCCCCTATCAGGCTGAAAAGAGCAGCTATCAGATGGGATCGGGTGATGAGAGCCTTCAGTTTGACCTCAACTGGAGCGGAGACGACGGTGTAAAGGTGACTAAGCGGTTTATCTTCACCCGTGGAAGTTATCTGGTCACTGTTCAACATATTGTCGAAAATGGCTCCGGCAGTGCCTGGACCGGTCGTGAGTATCGCGAACTGGTGAGAACTGAGCCCGAAGATGACGGCAACTCTCAGTTTGTTTACACCTATACTGGTGGTGCGATCTACAGTGAGGCGAAAAAATACGAGAAGATCTCCTTTAGTGATATGAAGGATAAAGCGCTCTCTCGTGAGGTGAAGGGTGGCTGGATTGCCATGCTGCAACACTACTTTCTGGGTGCCTGGGTGCCTCCAGTGGATGAGACAGATCACTTCTACACCAACGTATTTTCTGGATCACGTTATGTGCTGGGTGCTTATACCCCTGGGATTAACGTGGCGGATGGCAGCAGCCACACCTTCTCAAGCGGCTTTGTAGCCGGCCCTAAACTGCAGGACAAGTTGGAGGTGATCTCTAAAGGTCTCGACCTCAGTGTCAATTATGGTTGGCTGACCGTGCTGGCACAGCCAATCTTCTGGCTGCTAAAGGCCATCCAAGGGGTGGTGGGTAACTGGGGCTGGTCGATTATTCTTCTGACCCTGTTGATTAAGCTGGCATTTTTCAAGCTCTCCGAAACCAGCTATCGCTCAATGGCAAATATGCGCAAGATGACGCCACGTATCCAGGCGCTTAAAGATCGCTACGGCGATGACAAGCAGCGCATGAATACAGCGATGATGGAGATGTACAAGAAAGAGAAGATCAATCCTCTGGGTGGTTGTCTTCCGATCGTGGTTCAGATTCCGGTCTTTATCGCCCTCTACTGGGTACTTCTGGAGAGTGTCGAGCTGCGCCAGGCACCGTTTATCTTCTGGATTGAGGATATGTCGACCAAGGACCCCTATTTTGTACTGCCTGTGATCATGGGTATTTCCATGTTTATTCAGCAGAAGCTGAACCCGGCACCGCCCGATCCCATGCAGGCTAAGATCATGATGAGTCTGCCTTTTGTCTTCACCTTCTTTTTCGCCTTCTTCCCGTCGGGGCTGGTGCTCTACTGGGTGACCAATAATGTTCTCTCGATTGCCCAGCAGTGGCATATCACCCGCCAGATCGAGGCGACTTGA
- a CDS encoding DUF3488 domain-containing protein, which yields MKGPRHLSLPTGIFTWLVILTGLAAAPHFAHLDLSLALFFTVTLSVRLLTIYRPDLQPGRILLFLFTLAGFSLILYHYPLLFGRRAGVAMLTVMLGLKLLELRKPRDLYLVVFLGFFTLTTQFLFNQQMLLLGYSLLVTMGLVVVLVDHSRSQPSPSPFGSLKLSLSLLLQAAPIMVVLFLFFPRLSGPLWNLGLSDSSATTGLSDSITPGSISELTQSRAVAFRVDFNGPVPPPQQRYWRGPVLWNSDGWRWEMGNRLADGLKPLTVEGERLDYSVTLEPSSNPWIYALNLPTKIPPKSRLLPDFHLVTTQRVNRRYRYDISSQLSYNTGPITPEQHHRGLQLPNNITLRMRKLVAQWRQQSSNNRELVNLSLNHYRQQPFYYTLYPPLAEENPVDQFLFDSRRGFCEHC from the coding sequence GTGAAAGGCCCGAGGCACCTTTCACTCCCCACCGGCATTTTCACTTGGCTGGTGATCCTCACCGGCTTAGCTGCAGCACCTCACTTTGCGCATCTTGATCTCTCCCTTGCCCTCTTTTTCACCGTCACTCTCAGTGTGCGCCTTCTCACCATCTATCGTCCTGACCTGCAACCCGGCCGTATCCTGCTGTTTCTCTTTACCCTGGCCGGATTCTCTCTGATCCTCTACCACTATCCACTACTCTTCGGACGCCGTGCCGGTGTCGCCATGCTAACGGTGATGCTTGGGCTGAAGCTGCTCGAGCTGCGCAAACCACGGGATCTCTACCTGGTGGTGTTTCTCGGATTCTTCACTCTTACCACCCAATTTCTCTTCAACCAGCAGATGCTACTGTTGGGCTATAGCCTGCTGGTGACAATGGGGTTGGTGGTTGTACTGGTCGATCACAGCCGCAGCCAACCCAGCCCATCGCCTTTCGGATCACTCAAACTCTCCCTCTCCCTGCTGCTCCAGGCAGCACCGATTATGGTTGTGCTATTTCTCTTCTTCCCCCGCCTCTCCGGCCCACTGTGGAACCTGGGCCTCAGCGACAGTAGTGCCACCACCGGTCTCAGCGACAGCATCACTCCTGGCAGCATCAGTGAGTTGACCCAGTCGCGGGCGGTCGCATTTCGTGTAGATTTCAACGGGCCAGTGCCGCCACCACAACAGCGCTACTGGCGCGGACCTGTGCTCTGGAACAGCGACGGTTGGCGTTGGGAGATGGGTAATCGACTGGCAGACGGCTTGAAACCACTCACTGTCGAGGGTGAGCGACTCGACTACAGCGTCACCCTGGAACCCTCTTCCAATCCCTGGATCTATGCTCTCAACCTACCGACAAAAATTCCGCCAAAGTCGCGCCTGCTGCCTGACTTTCATCTTGTCACCACGCAACGGGTCAACCGGCGTTACCGCTACGACATCAGCTCACAGCTAAGCTATAACACCGGCCCGATCACTCCAGAGCAGCACCACCGTGGTCTGCAACTACCGAACAATATCACCCTCAGGATGAGGAAACTGGTCGCCCAGTGGCGGCAGCAGAGCAGCAACAATCGCGAACTGGTCAACCTCTCCCTCAACCACTACCGTCAGCAGCCCTTCTACTACACCCTCTATCCTCCCCTGGCGGAGGAGAATCCGGTGGATCAGTTCCTCTTCGACAGCCGCCGCGGTTTTTGCGAACACTGCTGA
- a CDS encoding paraquat-inducible protein A translates to MRKILHIITLALLFMLLAWSGWKVWEQAAAYEAETLYIINQLEAETQLENSGRRLLEAISFGLYEGYSEILVEINQHKALQAAYYQSVRILTGLFFAIAAAIAIASWSLRRRLMDLGYGMIGVAFITLVVGLTTPILSLEASKELPLLGETVFQFQSKGILTTITSLWQHNNAWLAALLFLFSVIIPLAKTLTTWLTLFSRTHYFSLHGLHLSRHLGKWSMADVFVVAILVVFFSAAGEESMTQAEVQAGLWFFAAYVLLSLVGTQLIAHGREKRRK, encoded by the coding sequence ATGCGAAAAATCCTACACATCATCACACTGGCGCTGCTTTTTATGCTGCTTGCATGGAGCGGTTGGAAGGTGTGGGAACAGGCCGCCGCTTATGAGGCCGAGACCCTCTACATCATCAATCAACTGGAAGCGGAAACCCAACTGGAGAACAGTGGCCGCCGGCTTCTCGAAGCGATCAGCTTTGGTCTCTATGAGGGTTATTCAGAGATACTGGTAGAGATCAACCAACACAAGGCGCTGCAAGCGGCCTATTACCAATCGGTTCGCATACTCACCGGCCTATTCTTCGCTATCGCAGCCGCTATAGCTATCGCCTCCTGGTCGCTGCGCCGCCGGCTGATGGACCTCGGTTACGGCATGATTGGCGTCGCTTTTATCACGCTGGTGGTCGGCCTGACCACCCCCATTCTCTCTCTCGAAGCAAGCAAGGAGCTGCCGCTGCTGGGTGAAACGGTATTTCAGTTTCAGTCAAAGGGGATCCTCACCACCATCACCTCTTTGTGGCAGCACAACAACGCCTGGCTTGCCGCCCTCCTCTTTCTCTTCAGCGTCATCATCCCGCTGGCAAAAACATTGACCACCTGGCTCACCCTTTTCAGCCGCACTCACTACTTCTCACTCCACGGCCTGCATCTGAGTCGTCACCTCGGCAAGTGGTCTATGGCTGACGTTTTTGTCGTCGCCATACTGGTGGTCTTTTTCTCAGCTGCCGGTGAGGAGAGTATGACTCAGGCGGAGGTTCAGGCCGGCCTCTGGTTTTTTGCCGCTTATGTGCTGCTGTCGCTGGTTGGTACCCAACTGATAGCCCACGGCAGAGAGAAGAGACGGAAATGA